The nucleotide window AAGTAGCCGTTTTATTTAGTGCTGCTTTAGCAATTTACGCGATGATTAAACTACGCAAAAACAAGGAGGCGAAATAAAACATGGAAATAGTTATGTCCGTCTTAGCCTCCATTTTATTCGCCACCGGCGTTTATAATTTATTGCAAAAACAACTATTAAGAATCGTAATCGGAACTGCGCTTATTTCTCATGGTGCCCATCTATTCATTTTAACCATGGGGAAACTTAAGCGTGGAGCTCCTCCAGTACTGGTGGATAGGGTCAGCGACTATGCAGACCCCTTGCCACAAGCGTTGATTCTGACTTCAATCGTTATCAGTTTTGGTGTAACAAGTTTTCTACTAGTGCTTTCTTATCGGGCTTATACGATAAACCAAACGGATAATATGGAAGAAATGCGAGGTTCAAACGATGAATAATATAGCCGTACTACCAATCATATTACCATTGCTAGCAGCGATCATCGTCGCTTTCTTTCCTAGAAAGCTTCAACTCGTAAGATTTTTATCCCAAGGGTTATCTTTAATCTTTTTGGGAGTGATAGGGTGGATTACTTGGAAAGTGTACACAGGTGGAATCATTGTACTCCAATCAGGTGGATGGGATGCTCCGTTTGGCATCTCCATTGTAGCTGATTACCTATCGGTTTTATTAGTTCTTACTACGTTCATCATTGGAGCTGCAGCAGTTTTTTATGCTCCACATGCTTTATCTTTAGAACAAGAGTCGTTCTATTTTTACACCTTTTATTTCATGTTGATATCTGGAGTTTCTGGTGCATTCCTTACTGGTGATTTATTTAACTTATTTGTCTTTTTTGAAGTACTTTTAATGGCGTCTTATGGATTGATCATCCTTGGTAATGGAAAGATTCAGCTTAGAGAATCGTTAAAATACGTGCTCATTAATTTATTCTCTTCTATGCTATTCGTAACGGCTGTGGCTTTCATTTACTCAGCAGTTGGAACTGTTAATCTTGCTCAAATTGCTGAAAGAGTAGAAAGCGCTGAACAGCAAGGGGTATTGACGGCAATTGGAATATTATTATTCTTCGTTTTTGCTGTAAAGGCTGCAATATTTCCGCTATATTACTGGTTACCTAATTCATATGTAGTTCCTAATCCAGTCGTATCTGCACTATTCGGGGCTCTACTGACCAAAGTTGGTATTTATTCGATCATGAGAGTATTTACTCTAATATTCGTTCATGACACTGGCCTTACACATGAATTGTTTATATGGCTAGCGATGTTCACGATGATCTTTGGTGCAATCGGAGCTCTTTCTACTAATAATGTAAAGTTGATTATTACGTATAACATCATACCAGCCATCGGTTTTATATTGATGGGAATTGGCTTGCATTCGGAAATTGGTATTGCAGGGTCCGTGTACTATTTACTCCATGACATGGTTATCAAAGGAGCTTTATTCTTTCTTGCTGGTGCTTTAATTGTCGCAGCAGGTACGAAAGATTTGAAAAAAATGAGTGGTGTGATTCATAAATACCCATTATTAGGCTGGATGATTTTCATTTCAGCATTAGTTCTTGCAGGTATTCCACCCTTCAGTGGGTTCATAGGTAAATTGCTTTTACTACAAGGAGCTTTAGCACAGGAAGAATATTTGCTCTCAATTGTGGCGCTAGCTTCAAGCTTGTTAATACTTTTCTCTATGATTCGCATTTTTGTTGAAGGAGTATGGGGAGAAGAAAGTAAACTCGTAACAACCGAGAAGAAAAAAGTTAACCGTCTGACTATTCCTGCAGTTGTTTTGATCGCCATCTCAATCTTTATGGGAATTGGGGCAGAATACATCTACCCCCATACTGAAACGATTGCTGAAATGTTGATGGAACGAACAGAGTATATAAATTCGGTGTTAAAGGAGTAAATTCGTATGGCCTTTCAAATCATATTGAACATTCTGATTGCATTTTTGTGGATGTTTCTCAGTGAAGAATATACGTTTTTATCCTTCTTCACTGGGTATTTAATCGGTATTGTCTTGTTATTTTTCTTAAGAAGATTCGTTCCTGATACTTACTATTTGAATCGTGTGTGGTTAGTTTTAAAATTGATTTTCCTTTTCATAAAAGAACTGGTCATGTCATCAATTAGCGTTGTGGCCCTTGCATATAAACCTAAATTGGACATAGAACCTGGTATATTCGCTTTACCTACTGAATTAAACAGTAACTGGGAGATCACTCTCCTTGCTAACCTTATTTCTTTGACACCAGGTACATTATCTGTTGCTATTTCGGATGACAATACGAAGATTTATATCCATGCTATGGATATGCCTGACGTTGAAGCTGAAGTTAATGAAATCAAAGAAACCTTTGAGAAAGCGATTATGGAGGTTACCAGATAATGATACACTCATTCGGTCAACAATTATTAGATATCGTGCTATTGATCAGCTTTATTGGTGTCGCAATTTCCATATTCATCTTGGTTATCCGTACATTCTTGGGCCCAACTAACCCGGATCGTGCAGTAGCTCTAGATACAATTGGTATCAATATGATGGCATTAGTTGGATTAGCTGCTATTCATTTAGTTACATCAAAGCTTAATGACGTGGTGCTATTAATTGGTATCCTTCTTTTCATCGGTACAATTGCCATCGCAAAATTCTTAGAAAAGGGTGTTATAATTGATCGAGATAATCATTAGTATATTTTTATTGCTCGGAACTTTTTTCATCTTGTCTGGATCGATTGGTATTTTGCGCTTCCCTGACGTATACACCCGTTTACATGCTGCAACCAAAGCAGCTACGCTAGGTGTTGCAGGCATTCTGATTGCGGCGTTTATCTTTCTCTACTTTGAGAATGGTATTATCAGCGGAAAATTGATTTTAGGGATAATTTTCGTCTTATTGACTGCTCCAGTCAGTGGACATATGATTTCTAGAGCGGCTCACAATACAAATGTAGATTTGTGGAAACACAGTGTCAGAGATGAACTTAAAAGTGATCGTGAAGCAAATAACAACAAAAAATAGCATGCTTTTAAAACGTTGGGTTTACTCCCAACGTTTTTTTATACTTTAAGAATGTTTAACTTGATTTGGGGTTTAAAGTATGTGAAAAACAAAGGCTTTCTCTATTAGAACTTGGCGACAAGCCAAGTTTTTCTCATTGTACAGACACATCCCTACAAAACAGCTCATAGATTAACGGTATAGGCATTCACCTAAATTCTTTGAGTGGAGTGGAAGCGAATGTACACAATATTCAAATTGATCACCTTGTTTTTTCATAACATGTACTTTTTCGCCTCGTACGTAAAAGGGCATGCTTTTCCTCAGCCTTTGAGTAAAGAAGATGAAAAAAAGTATTTATTACGTTGGCAAGATGGGGATCTCGAAGCAAGGAACAAACTGATTGAACATAACCTTCGCTTAGTTGCTCATATCGCTAAGAAATACGAAAATAACAAGGAAGAACAAGAAGATCTTATCTCGATCGGCACGATTGGCTTAATTAAAGGTGTTGAAAGTTATTCTATGGATAAGGGGACTAAATTAGCTACATATGTAGCCAGATGTATCGACAATGAAATACTGATGTTCCTCAGAAGCTCGAAGAAAAGCAATAAAGATATATCCCTTCAAGATCCGATTGGTCACGATAAAGAAGGAAATGAAATCAGCTTGATGGATATATTGAAATCGGATCAACCCGATTTGGTTGAAAAAATACAGACATCTATGGAGATAGAGAAGATTTTTCAATATATTCACCTTCTGGATGAACGGGAAAAAGAAGTGATCGCTAAGAGGTACGGTCTAAATCAAATGAAGGAATACACCCAAAGAGAAATAGCACAAGAACTTGAAATATCTAGAAGTTACGTATCAAGAATTGAAAAGAGAGCATTAATGAAAATGTTTCACGCATTTTATAGAGATCATCATAATCAATCTAATTCGTAGGCTCATGCCCTCTCAGTTTTCAAATTAATTCATACAGTGTAATAAACGACTGGAGGGAATGAAAATGTCTTATTATTCTCCTTACGGTTATCAACCTTACTATCCGCCATATGAACAGTATGGATTTGGTTATGCATTATTAGTGGTAACTCTATTACTTTTATTGATAATCGGCGGCTACTATCTATATACTCAAACATATAAATAGCTACGAACCAATTTGTCTTGGTCCGTAGCTATTTTTTTAGTTAATCATATTTATGATGAATGAGGCACTATTTTCTGCCGCTTTCTCTAGAAATTGATCAAAGGATATATTGGATTCTTTTCCAGCAATGTCGGATAAGGAGCGGATGATTAAAAATGGAGTGCCATATTGGTGACAAACTTGAGCAATAGCAGCTGCTTCCATTTCCAATGCTTTAATATCCGCTAATAAGCTCATAACAGCTTTCACACGCTCCTCATCAGCCATAAATGAGTCTCCGGTACCTATCCAACCTGTTGTGACCTGAATAGATGGATTATAGGCTTGTATGGCATTCTGAGCCCTTTCAACTAGCTTAGGATCCGATGCATATGTTTCTGGCATTTGTGGGATTTGTCCGTATTTATAGCCAAAAGCTGTTGCATCAGCATCATGGTGAACAATTTTCTCACCGATGACAATATCACCGACGTTGAGACCAAGATCGGTCCCACCTGCTGAACCAGTGTTTATTACATAGTCCGGATTGAACCGTTCATGTAAAATAGTTGTCGATAACGCAGCGTTCACTTTCCCTATACCAGATTGCAATAATACTATTGATTGATCACCAATTCTTCCTTCATAGAATTTGCAATTAGCAACGATTGATTCCTCGACATCCACCATTTCTTTTAGTAGCCAAGCGACTTCTTGTTCCATCGCTCCTATTATTCCGTATTTCATAGTAAATTCCCTTCTGTATCTAATGCAGTGATTTTAGTACGCATCTTCTTTATCGTTTTCTTTTAATACTTCTACTCTTTGAGGTTCCCAACCTTCGTTCTCTACCCAAACCATCGGTACTCTAAATATTTCATCCTGAGCACGATTGGTTACTGTTCCTGTAACTCTGCTAGGGTCTCCACCACTTTCAAGAGCCCATACAATCATATCACCTTCATTGAGACCAGTAGCATACCTGATAGCTTGTTCCATCTCTTGGCGATCTTGACTTCCTTCACTATAGTTAATTTTATGAGGCTCTTCTTGTTCTGTACCAATTGGATCCCAATTACCAGTCAGAACTTCTTTTACGTTCGGGTCGTCACTTGATTCTGAATTAGTATCGACTTCATCTTCATTTGAATCGGATTCTTCATTTTCATCTGTATTCTCGTCTTGCTCTTCTTCTGATTCTTCCTCAGAAGCCTCTTCATTTTCTGAAGTGTCCTCTTCCTCTGTTGAGTCATCATCTTCATTCTTTGATTCATCTTCATTATCTGATTCATTATCATTTTCTTCATTCGCTTCTTCATTTTCTGAATCTTCATCTTCGTCATTACTATATTCATCACTTAGGCTTTGATCGTCATCAGGACTTTGTCCACTATCAGCGAATAAGAACATCCAAACTAACATTAGAGCTAGAACCAAAGCTACAACAATTAATATATTCAACAGTTTCGTACTTTTACGTCTTTTTTCGAAACGTTCAGATCTAGAATTTTTATTTGAATCTGACATGGTAATTCCTCCTTTTAATTAAAAAGAAATTATGGGGTGATGAGCTATTTATAAGGCTCAATCTTCCTGCTTAAAAAGTCCTACACAAAGTGTATGTGTAGGACCGGGAATCAATTTATTTCACTTCTACGATTTTTACTTTAATCTCTCCACCAGGTGTTTGAACCATTACTTGGTCTCCAATTGTTTTACCAATCAAACTTTGTGCCATAGGAGAATCGTTTGAGATTTTTCCTTCAAAAGGATCTGACTCAGCACTTCCTACAATTTGATATTCTTCCTCGTCACCTTCTGGTAGTTCAACGAAACGAACCATCTTACCCAGCTGTACGATATCGCTGTTGTTATCATCGTTTTCAATGATTACAGCATAACGAATCATATTTTCAATCTGTGAGATTCTAGCTTCAACAAAAGCTTGTTCATCTTTAGCCGCATCATATTCAGAGTTCTCAGATAGATCTCCAAAGCTACGAGCAATTTTTATTCTTTCTACAACTTCCGGACGTTTGACCGTTTTTAATTCATTCAATTCCTGTTCTAATTTCTCTTTACCTTCTTCAGTCATATAAAAGTTCTTTTCTTCTGCCACTTAAAACACTCCTTAAATAACTATCTCTTAAATGATTTTATGAAAATTGCTTATCAATAATACTATTGATTTTAGTGGTCAATAAATCAATTGCCACATGATTTTGTCCACCTTCAGGTATGATGATATCTGCATAGCGTTTTGCCGGTTCTACGAATTGTAAATGCATCGGTCTTACTACACTTATATATTGATCTATAACCGAATCAATTGAACGGCCTCTTTCTTTTATATCTCTCATTAAGCGACGTATAATTCGAATGTCAGAATCCGTATCTACGAAAACTTTAATATCCATCATATCACGTAATCTTTCGTCTTCAAGTACTAAAATTCCTTCTACAATGATAACTTCTTTCGGTTCAGTTGTTAAAGTCTCATCAGACCGAGTGTGTAACTCGTAATTATAAACGGGTTTTTCAATTGGTTGTCGATCCAATAACTTCTCTAAATGTTCAATCAAAAGATCATTATCGAATGCTAATGGGTGATCGTAATTTGTCTTCAAACGCTCCTCAAATGGTAAATGAGCTTGATCTTTATAGTAAAAATCCTGTTCCATCATAAGGATTGATGTATTTTGGAAATGTTCACAAATAGCACGAGTTACGGTTGTCTTTCCAGAACCTGTACCACCTGCAACCCCAATGACGATTGGTTTATCGGGCATTCGGGGAACTCCTTTCTGCATGTAATTCTATTGATGATATTCTATTACTTTTTCAATGCGATTGCAATTCCATCTCCACTTTCAATGATAGTTGTGTAATAGTTCTCGTTGTTCATTAACCATTCATTGAATTTGGCAATCTTTTCACCAATCTTTACCCATCTCTGGTTTTCTTGGCTGGCACCTGAAACATACCCTTTAAAAAGTACATTGTCGATAACAATAACCCCTTTAGTTGGGACATATGAATCAATGGCTTCTATATAGTCTTTATACTGACCCTTTGCTGCATCTACGAAAACAAAATCAAATTGAGTGTCTTCCGCTAGCTCATTTATGAAAGAAACAGCGTCTCCAAGATGGGTATCAATCTGCTGTTCTAATCCTGCACGAGCTATGTTATCAACAGCTACTTTATAGCGAGTTTGTTCTCGTTCAACCGACGTGACCTTGCTTCCAGAATATGCAAGAGCCATCTGTATAGCAGAATAACCGATTGCCGTACCAATTTCAAATATATTTTTTGGACGATGAATTCTGATTAACTGCTTTAATATTTCTATTCCGTCCTTCTCCATGATTGGTACGTGATGTTCTTCAGCATAAGCTTCCATTTCATTCAATAACGAATGACTGTCCTTATATAAAGATTGAATATAAGCCTTTGTTTCATTCATGTTGGAATGCCTCCAAGCAGACTGTGAATAGGAATGAATCTAACTTCAACTTTGGTATTGTAACATAAAAAAAGCAGGGAACGCGAATAATGACGCATTCCCATTAGTATGATTAATCTTGCGGCGGGCGGTGTTCTTGTCGGTTTTGGTTATGTTCTTGGTTCGTCTCAGCATAGTGGACTTCCCCTTCATAATCTGCCAAGAAGTAGAAATAATCATGTTCTCGTGGTTGTAATGCAGCTTCAAATGCGTTCATCCGAAAATTTGAAATAGGACCTGGTGGCAAGCCTCTGTTTTGGTAAGTATTATATGGGCTCTCCACGTCTAAATCTTTTTTCAATACTCGATCTTTATGTTCACCTAGTGCATAAAGAATTGTGGGGTCGGTTTGTAAAGGCATTTCATTAGCTGGGTCCTCAGGATTCATTCGATTTTCAAACACCCCAGCAATCATGAACCTATCTTCTTCACTGACAGCTTCTTCCTCTATCAGGGAAGCCATCGTCAATGCTTCATGGACGGTATAATCTGATTCAGCTATTTCACCCATATATGGTTCTAACTGATTTTGGGTTTGTTGAAGCATCATCTCAACCACTTGTTCTATGCTAGGATCTTCTTCATAGAAAGAATAAGTTATACCGAAGAGATAACCTTCCAAAGGATACTTTATTTCTTCTGCTAGAATGTCTTCAGATAGAAGGTTTGGATACATATCAATTAACGATTGGATGTATTCTTCATTCTCCATCTTCGTCATGAACTCTTCAGGATCTATTGAGGTTTCTTCCCCATAGATTTCAGCAATTTCTTCTAAAGTTGTCCCTTCTGGGATCGTTACAGTGAAAAGTGGTTCCACTAAAATTTTACCTGTTTTCAATGATTCGATGTATTCGTCGATTGTCATGCTTTGTGAGAATTGATATTCACCGGCTTGAAATCCTGACTCATTTTTGAATTTTACATAAAGTTGAAAAATCAATGCATCATTTATCAAGTTTTTTTCTTCAAGAGTCTCAGCTATTGAGGTTGTGCTCGAACCAATTGGTATTTCAACATCAACAATCTCTTCGTTATCTGGATCTACAGGGCTTAAACCTTCAGTTATGTAATTATAGCCATAATAACCACCTAAACCGATCGCTATCATCAAAGTCAAAAGGACTACTAGAATAATCCTTCGTGAGATTTTGGCTTCTTTTGCCCGTTTGTTACGTTGTTCTATATATGAATGCTTCTCGTTTGAATCAGTCAAAGAAGATCCTCCTTTTTCTTCTACACTCGTGCATACTTCATCTATTGTAACACGATTAAATCTTCTAAAAGTATAAATTAAAATCAATTATTTTTCTATCTTTTTCACACAATTTTTAAATAAAAGTAGAATATTTTTCTTCTAAAGGAGTTATTTATTAAATCGTAATCACTACACATAAAAAAAGGTTAACCACTAGGGCTAACCTTTTTTGTAACTATTAATTTATTCTGTATCGTCTTCAGAAAAGGTTGCTAACATCTCTTCGATCATTTGCCACTCTTCATCGGTTTCGACTTGGAAAAGTGTCAAATCATCTTCATTCCCATCATTTTCTTCATAGCGGAAAGCGAAAACCTCTACTTCCTCATCTTCAGCTTGTTCAGCTGGAACAGCTACAAGATAGGATTTCTCTGTTTCATCAACATCAAATGTAAATAAAACATCAAATAAATGTTCTTCACCAGATTCATCTGGAATGATAATTCGCTCTTTCTCTTCCATTTCGTTCACTCCTTTTTATTGGTTGGCATCTAAGTAACTTTGAAGAATCATGACGGCTGCCATTTTATCAATTACTTTCTTTCGTTTCTGCCTGCTTACATCAGCTTCTAGCAACACTCTTTCAGCTGCCATTGTGGTTAATCGTTCATCCCACAATACGACTTTCACATCATACTCATTTTCTAAAAAAGTAGCAAACTCTTGTGAAGCTTCGCCTCTTGGACCAATAGTACCATTCATGTTCTTCGGCAGTCCAACAATAATCTGGCTAATATCGTTTTTTTGAATAATCTCTTCCAGTCGACTGGAAGCAGTCGAATAGTCGGATTCATCCCACCGGACTGTCTCTAACCCTTGCGCAGTGAAGCCTAAGGCATCGGACACTGCAACTCCGATTGTTTTTTCTCCGACATCTAAACCTAATGTTTTCATTAACGTTCCTCTTTATTCCCTTTTAGATAATATTTCACGAGCTCTTCGATCATTTCATCTCGCTCGACCCTGCGTATCAGATTTCTAGCATCGTTATGACGAGGGATATAAGCAGGATCTCCAGAAAGTAAGTAACCTACTATCTGGTTGATTGGATTATAACCCTTCTCTTCTAGGGAATGATACACAGAATGTAAGATCTCATTGACTTTCTTTTCTTGTGAATCATCTGAGAATTGGTACTTCATCGTGTGATCGTTATTCATTATCACATAACCCCCTCGTTAAACTGTACTTCTATTATAAACTGATTGATTAAGAAGATAAAACAGTTTTAATATAATCTTTTCCTGCTTTCAATGATTCATCAATTTTTTCAGGTTGTTTTCCGCCTGCTTGAGCCATATCTGGACGGCCTCCGCCGCCTCCTCCACAACGAGTTGCTGCTTCTTTTATTAAATGACCTGCGTGGAAACCTTGATCAATTAAATTTTTAGTAACTCCTGATGCTAATTGTACTTTACCATCGTTCTCCATAGCCAATAAAACGATCCCAGATTCCATCTTCTGTTTCATATCATCCACCATTTGGCGTAAACCATTCATATCATTCACGCTAACCTTTGCTGAAAGAAGTGGGATTCCTTCGACATCTTCAATCTGATCTTTAAGTCCAGCAGATTCTGCTTGAGCCATTTTAGCTTGAAGAGATTCTTTTTCTCTTTCAAGTTCTTTCATGTCTATAAATAGCGATTCAATACGTTGTGGAACCTGATCGGATTTTGTTTTTAATAGAGCTGCTGATTGGTTTAACAGATCTTCTTTTTCTCGAGTAAAATAATAAGCTCCCTTACCTGTTTGAGCTTCAATTCTTCTTGTTCCAGCACCGATACCTGTCTCGGAAACAATTTTAAACATTCCTATTTCAGAAGTGTTTTTAACATGACAACCACCACAAAGTTCAATGCTATAATTATCGATAGATACAACGCGCACGACATCTCCGTATTTTTCACCGAATAATGCCATTGCACCCATTTCTTTAGCCTCTTCTATAGTATGGTTCTCAATTGCAACATCAATAGATGCCCAAATTCTTTCATTGACCGCTTCTTCTATTTCAACGATTTCCTCATCCGTTAAAGCATTGAAATGGGAGAAATCAAATCGAAGTCGATCAGGGGCTACAAGTGATCCCGCTTGATTTACATGGTCACCTAGAACATCTTTCAGAGCTTGATGTAATAGGTGAGTGGCAGTATGATTTTTGACTGTTTGTACTCTAGAATGAGGTAGTACAAACGCTTCTAGATTCTGTTTAGCTTGTAGATAACCTTCTTCGACCTCTATATGATGAAGATTTTGGCCATTCGGCGCTTTCTGAACATCAATGACTTTTGCTCTTCCAGTCGATGATCCGATCCAGCCTTCGTCTGCGACTTGTCCGCCACTTTCTGCATAAAAAGGAGTATCTTTCAAAAAGACATATGCTGATTCTCCAGTATTCACTGAGTCGGCAAGTTCTTTGTTAGACACGATAACCTCTAGTGTGGTTTCAGTTTCTAAATAATCATAGCCAATGAAAGTGCTCTCAACATGAACATCTTGAAGAACCTGATCTTGCACTTGCATGGAGTCTACTTTTTGGCGAGCTTGGCGTGCACGATCACGTTGCTCCTTCATTTCTTTATCGAAACCTTCTTGGTCAATCGTAAATCCAGCATCTTCTACATACTCTTCTGTCAATTCTTTTGGAAAACCATACGTATCATAAAGAGTGAACACTTCTTTTCCAGGAAAGATATTAGAGCCTTTCTCTTTTTCAGCTTTCATTACCTTCTCAAGAATAGCTAGCCCATCTTGTAACGTATCGTGGAACCGTTCCTCTTCTGTTTTTATTACACTTTGAATGAAGTCTTTTTTCTCGTTGACTTCTGGGTAAAAATCTTTCATGATCATTGCAACTTCATCCACTAGTTGATACATGAATGGTTCGTTGATATCCAACTCTTTAGCAAAACGGACTGCTCTTCTCAGTAATCTTCTAAGCACATATCCTCGCCCTTCATTTGAAGGTAATGCACCATCACCAATCGCAAAAGAAACTGTACGCACATGGTCCGCTATCACCTTGAATGCAGAATCCTGTTCCGTCGCTTCACCATATTTTTTTCCAGAAACTTTTTCAGTTTTTTGGATAATTGGCATGAAAAGATCCGTCTCATAGTTTGTAGGGGTATCTTGAATAACTGAAATCACACGTTCTAAACCCATCCCTGTATCAATATTTTTCTTCGGAAGAGGTGTGTACGTATCATCCGGATTATGATTGAACTGAGAAAATACTAAGTTCCATATTTCTAGATAGCGTTCATTCTCCCCACCTGGATATAGCTCTGGATCGTGTGGGTCATTTCCATATTTTTCGCCGCGATCATAAAAAATCT belongs to Halalkalibacillus sediminis and includes:
- a CDS encoding Na+/H+ antiporter subunit D, encoding MNNIAVLPIILPLLAAIIVAFFPRKLQLVRFLSQGLSLIFLGVIGWITWKVYTGGIIVLQSGGWDAPFGISIVADYLSVLLVLTTFIIGAAAVFYAPHALSLEQESFYFYTFYFMLISGVSGAFLTGDLFNLFVFFEVLLMASYGLIILGNGKIQLRESLKYVLINLFSSMLFVTAVAFIYSAVGTVNLAQIAERVESAEQQGVLTAIGILLFFVFAVKAAIFPLYYWLPNSYVVPNPVVSALFGALLTKVGIYSIMRVFTLIFVHDTGLTHELFIWLAMFTMIFGAIGALSTNNVKLIITYNIIPAIGFILMGIGLHSEIGIAGSVYYLLHDMVIKGALFFLAGALIVAAGTKDLKKMSGVIHKYPLLGWMIFISALVLAGIPPFSGFIGKLLLLQGALAQEEYLLSIVALASSLLILFSMIRIFVEGVWGEESKLVTTEKKKVNRLTIPAVVLIAISIFMGIGAEYIYPHTETIAEMLMERTEYINSVLKE
- the greA gene encoding transcription elongation factor GreA, translated to MAEEKNFYMTEEGKEKLEQELNELKTVKRPEVVERIKIARSFGDLSENSEYDAAKDEQAFVEARISQIENMIRYAVIIENDDNNSDIVQLGKMVRFVELPEGDEEEYQIVGSAESDPFEGKISNDSPMAQSLIGKTIGDQVMVQTPGGEIKVKIVEVK
- a CDS encoding 5'-methylthioadenosine/adenosylhomocysteine nucleosidase; protein product: MKYGIIGAMEQEVAWLLKEMVDVEESIVANCKFYEGRIGDQSIVLLQSGIGKVNAALSTTILHERFNPDYVINTGSAGGTDLGLNVGDIVIGEKIVHHDADATAFGYKYGQIPQMPETYASDPKLVERAQNAIQAYNPSIQVTTGWIGTGDSFMADEERVKAVMSLLADIKALEMEAAAIAQVCHQYGTPFLIIRSLSDIAGKESNISFDQFLEKAAENSASFIINMIN
- a CDS encoding O-methyltransferase, with protein sequence MNETKAYIQSLYKDSHSLLNEMEAYAEEHHVPIMEKDGIEILKQLIRIHRPKNIFEIGTAIGYSAIQMALAYSGSKVTSVEREQTRYKVAVDNIARAGLEQQIDTHLGDAVSFINELAEDTQFDFVFVDAAKGQYKDYIEAIDSYVPTKGVIVIDNVLFKGYVSGASQENQRWVKIGEKIAKFNEWLMNNENYYTTIIESGDGIAIALKK
- the mnhG gene encoding monovalent cation/H(+) antiporter subunit G — translated: MIEIIISIFLLLGTFFILSGSIGILRFPDVYTRLHAATKAATLGVAGILIAAFIFLYFENGIISGKLILGIIFVLLTAPVSGHMISRAAHNTNVDLWKHSVRDELKSDREANNNKK
- the ruvX gene encoding Holliday junction resolvase RuvX, producing MKTLGLDVGEKTIGVAVSDALGFTAQGLETVRWDESDYSTASSRLEEIIQKNDISQIIVGLPKNMNGTIGPRGEASQEFATFLENEYDVKVVLWDERLTTMAAERVLLEADVSRQKRKKVIDKMAAVMILQSYLDANQ
- a CDS encoding YrrS family protein, which gives rise to MSDSNKNSRSERFEKRRKSTKLLNILIVVALVLALMLVWMFLFADSGQSPDDDQSLSDEYSNDEDEDSENEEANEENDNESDNEDESKNEDDDSTEEEDTSENEEASEEESEEEQDENTDENEESDSNEDEVDTNSESSDDPNVKEVLTGNWDPIGTEQEEPHKINYSEGSQDRQEMEQAIRYATGLNEGDMIVWALESGGDPSRVTGTVTNRAQDEIFRVPMVWVENEGWEPQRVEVLKENDKEDAY
- the mltG gene encoding endolytic transglycosylase MltG, coding for MTDSNEKHSYIEQRNKRAKEAKISRRIILVVLLTLMIAIGLGGYYGYNYITEGLSPVDPDNEEIVDVEIPIGSSTTSIAETLEEKNLINDALIFQLYVKFKNESGFQAGEYQFSQSMTIDEYIESLKTGKILVEPLFTVTIPEGTTLEEIAEIYGEETSIDPEEFMTKMENEEYIQSLIDMYPNLLSEDILAEEIKYPLEGYLFGITYSFYEEDPSIEQVVEMMLQQTQNQLEPYMGEIAESDYTVHEALTMASLIEEEAVSEEDRFMIAGVFENRMNPEDPANEMPLQTDPTILYALGEHKDRVLKKDLDVESPYNTYQNRGLPPGPISNFRMNAFEAALQPREHDYFYFLADYEGEVHYAETNQEHNQNRQEHRPPQD
- the sigK gene encoding RNA polymerase sporulation sigma factor SigK translates to MYTIFKLITLFFHNMYFFASYVKGHAFPQPLSKEDEKKYLLRWQDGDLEARNKLIEHNLRLVAHIAKKYENNKEEQEDLISIGTIGLIKGVESYSMDKGTKLATYVARCIDNEILMFLRSSKKSNKDISLQDPIGHDKEGNEISLMDILKSDQPDLVEKIQTSMEIEKIFQYIHLLDEREKEVIAKRYGLNQMKEYTQREIAQELEISRSYVSRIEKRALMKMFHAFYRDHHNQSNS
- a CDS encoding DUF1292 domain-containing protein, with protein sequence MEEKERIIIPDESGEEHLFDVLFTFDVDETEKSYLVAVPAEQAEDEEVEVFAFRYEENDGNEDDLTLFQVETDEEWQMIEEMLATFSEDDTE
- a CDS encoding Na+/H+ antiporter subunit E — protein: MAFQIILNILIAFLWMFLSEEYTFLSFFTGYLIGIVLLFFLRRFVPDTYYLNRVWLVLKLIFLFIKELVMSSISVVALAYKPKLDIEPGIFALPTELNSNWEITLLANLISLTPGTLSVAISDDNTKIYIHAMDMPDVEAEVNEIKETFEKAIMEVTR
- the udk gene encoding uridine kinase — protein: MPDKPIVIGVAGGTGSGKTTVTRAICEHFQNTSILMMEQDFYYKDQAHLPFEERLKTNYDHPLAFDNDLLIEHLEKLLDRQPIEKPVYNYELHTRSDETLTTEPKEVIIVEGILVLEDERLRDMMDIKVFVDTDSDIRIIRRLMRDIKERGRSIDSVIDQYISVVRPMHLQFVEPAKRYADIIIPEGGQNHVAIDLLTTKINSIIDKQFS
- a CDS encoding Na(+)/H(+) antiporter subunit C; amino-acid sequence: MEIVMSVLASILFATGVYNLLQKQLLRIVIGTALISHGAHLFILTMGKLKRGAPPVLVDRVSDYADPLPQALILTSIVISFGVTSFLLVLSYRAYTINQTDNMEEMRGSNDE
- a CDS encoding Na(+)/H(+) antiporter subunit F1, which produces MIHSFGQQLLDIVLLISFIGVAISIFILVIRTFLGPTNPDRAVALDTIGINMMALVGLAAIHLVTSKLNDVVLLIGILLFIGTIAIAKFLEKGVIIDRDNH